In Lujinxingia litoralis, a single window of DNA contains:
- a CDS encoding DnaJ domain-containing protein, whose protein sequence is MKQLLVACGDVGLLKRILADLPPGHFKPVATKKGAGIAQKLVGRPVAAAIVHVHLADQATGQLLRELQTHLPELPILLLYPDQAPAGAPVTRVLRYPVPGPVFRNALQALVPPQRSSADLEQWRAFYNETKKRLELADKQSYFQLLGLNNGAPHHRIVKAFDVLSLRFHPDRYEQYTGERWGKALYDQVNTFYKLLTEAYAAISDRRLRAIYEDALQQGQLRLDPEATNMAERGPRTLDELARGPQARRFLKLAQRDLAIGNPAAALQNLQFALSMEPDNSAIEQKIAELQRS, encoded by the coding sequence ATGAAACAGCTCCTTGTGGCCTGCGGTGATGTCGGGCTTCTCAAACGCATCCTGGCAGACCTGCCTCCGGGGCACTTCAAACCGGTCGCCACCAAAAAAGGCGCCGGCATCGCCCAGAAGCTCGTCGGACGCCCGGTGGCCGCGGCCATCGTGCACGTCCACCTGGCCGATCAGGCCACCGGGCAGCTCTTACGTGAGCTGCAGACGCACCTGCCCGAGCTCCCCATCCTTCTCCTCTACCCGGACCAGGCCCCGGCCGGCGCCCCGGTCACCCGAGTCCTACGCTACCCGGTGCCCGGGCCGGTCTTTCGCAACGCCCTGCAGGCCCTGGTCCCCCCGCAGCGCTCCAGCGCCGACCTGGAGCAGTGGCGCGCCTTTTACAACGAAACCAAAAAGCGCCTCGAACTGGCCGACAAACAGAGCTACTTCCAGCTGTTGGGCCTCAACAACGGCGCGCCTCACCATCGCATCGTCAAGGCCTTCGACGTCTTGAGCCTGCGCTTTCACCCCGATCGCTACGAGCAATACACCGGCGAGCGTTGGGGTAAGGCGCTCTACGACCAGGTAAATACCTTTTATAAGTTGTTAACCGAGGCCTACGCCGCCATCTCCGACCGCCGGCTGCGCGCCATCTACGAAGACGCCCTCCAGCAGGGGCAGCTCCGCCTGGACCCGGAGGCCACCAACATGGCCGAGCGCGGTCCCCGCACCCTCGACGAGCTCGCCAGGGGCCCCCAGGCCCGCCGCTTTCTCAAGCTCGCCCAACGCGATCTGGCCATCGGCAACCCGGCCGCCGCCCTGCAGAACCTCCAATTCGCCCTGAGCATGGAACCCGATAACTCGGCCATCGAGCAAAAAATCGCCGAGCTCCAGCGCTCCTGA
- a CDS encoding serine/threonine protein kinase, giving the protein MDWNPPQPGELFEGKYRIDAVLGVGGFAHVYRATQIELGRPVALKVLKPFASTSSSDTEGAEAIWVKRFQREARLVAQLRDPHTITMYEYGRTAQGMSYMAFEFVSGNSLDVVLKQEGPLAPHRVATILSQALESLAEAHQYGVLHRDIKPANILLYEHMGKADRVKVLDFGIAKPLAEAGDLTSADLTQAGMLVGTPRYMAPEQLMGESIGPACDIYSMGLVAFELLTGTKAAAGSTTMTIIAHQLGPQNFTLPTELNIPIGLRSIIQGMLAKDLATRLNSASQIVAHLQYWDAEHPLVALPQSPAPADHTPEPAPLTPEPAPHAPANENSPALAAPDSPSDTGAPPPARRRGIAAPLIAILVMLIAIGASIFALTSSPASSVETAPQPAPSVETAPQPEVARAPELTFEVESAPEVAPEPAVQPPLQIDTSPAGLALFLDGRPLGDAPLSLPVEDLNLPQTLSARHPDGREVSTELVDLSEPVHLTLPEPEARPEPPRRAATTPSKPAPRRADPAPTPKSEPGPAPEPEPAPHKSAEPSFPALDTLY; this is encoded by the coding sequence ATGGATTGGAACCCGCCACAACCCGGCGAGCTCTTCGAAGGCAAGTACCGCATCGACGCGGTCCTTGGAGTGGGTGGGTTTGCGCACGTGTACCGCGCCACCCAGATCGAGCTGGGACGTCCGGTCGCCCTCAAAGTCCTCAAGCCCTTTGCGTCCACGAGCTCCAGCGACACTGAGGGCGCCGAAGCCATCTGGGTCAAACGCTTCCAGCGCGAGGCCCGCCTGGTCGCCCAGCTGCGCGACCCGCACACCATCACCATGTACGAGTACGGCCGGACCGCGCAGGGCATGTCCTACATGGCCTTTGAGTTCGTCTCCGGCAACTCCCTGGATGTGGTCCTCAAGCAAGAGGGGCCGCTGGCCCCGCACCGCGTCGCCACCATCCTCTCGCAGGCCCTGGAGAGCCTGGCCGAAGCCCACCAGTACGGCGTCCTTCACCGCGACATCAAACCGGCCAACATCCTGCTCTACGAGCACATGGGGAAAGCCGACCGGGTCAAGGTGCTCGACTTCGGCATCGCCAAACCCCTGGCCGAAGCCGGCGACCTGACCTCCGCCGATCTCACGCAGGCCGGCATGCTCGTGGGCACTCCCCGCTACATGGCCCCCGAACAGCTCATGGGCGAAAGCATCGGACCGGCCTGCGACATCTACAGCATGGGGCTGGTCGCCTTTGAGCTGCTCACCGGCACCAAGGCCGCGGCCGGCTCCACCACCATGACCATCATCGCCCATCAGCTCGGGCCCCAGAATTTTACTCTCCCCACTGAACTCAACATCCCGATCGGCCTGCGCTCGATCATCCAGGGCATGCTCGCCAAGGATCTGGCCACCCGTTTAAACAGCGCCTCCCAGATCGTGGCACACCTTCAGTACTGGGACGCCGAGCACCCGCTGGTCGCCCTCCCCCAGAGCCCGGCGCCGGCCGACCACACTCCCGAGCCCGCCCCCCTCACTCCCGAGCCGGCACCCCACGCCCCCGCTAACGAAAACTCGCCAGCGCTGGCGGCCCCCGATTCGCCGAGCGACACCGGCGCTCCGCCCCCGGCGCGCCGCCGAGGCATCGCCGCCCCGCTGATCGCCATCCTCGTGATGCTCATCGCCATCGGTGCGAGTATCTTCGCCCTGACCTCCTCCCCCGCGTCCTCGGTGGAGACGGCCCCGCAGCCGGCGCCCTCGGTGGAGACGGCCCCGCAGCCGGAAGTCGCGCGCGCCCCGGAACTAACCTTTGAGGTGGAAAGCGCCCCCGAGGTGGCCCCCGAGCCAGCGGTGCAACCTCCGCTCCAGATTGACACCTCACCAGCCGGCCTGGCGCTCTTTCTCGACGGCCGCCCCCTGGGCGACGCACCTCTGAGTCTGCCTGTCGAAGACCTTAATCTGCCGCAGACCCTCAGCGCGCGCCACCCCGACGGACGCGAGGTCTCCACGGAGCTCGTCGACCTGAGCGAGCCCGTGCACCTGACGCTCCCCGAACCCGAAGCCCGGCCCGAACCCCCGCGCCGGGCCGCGACCACGCCGTCCAAACCCGCGCCACGACGCGCCGACCCCGCGCCCACGCCGAAATCTGAGCCCGGGCCGGCGCCCGAGCCCGAACCCGCGCCCCACAAATCCGCCGAGCCCAGCTTCCCCGCGCTCGACACCCTTTACTGA
- the tsaB gene encoding tRNA (adenosine(37)-N6)-threonylcarbamoyltransferase complex dimerization subunit type 1 TsaB — protein sequence MTLTSLPSDKVLAIDAATRTQALALLDGDQLLETRAQRVRYNHGSALLANIEALFNAQSLDLSQVELFAVGLGPGSFTGLRVALAASKALARAHQRPIVGVSSLAAAALPLALSSPGQPVCVAFDARRHEVYAGAYVAREGRLLTLLPEDTRAPELLADELQTLDAPHPIALIGDGIRAYPALQELPADLVLRPPAPLAPPSAVGVALLARQHLATHGPHDLVQLEPNYIRPSDARLPTT from the coding sequence ATGACCCTGACCTCCCTGCCCTCCGATAAGGTGCTGGCCATCGACGCCGCCACCCGCACCCAGGCGCTGGCGCTGCTCGACGGCGACCAGCTCCTGGAGACCCGCGCCCAGCGGGTGCGCTACAACCACGGCAGCGCCCTGCTCGCCAACATCGAGGCCCTCTTCAACGCCCAGAGCCTGGACCTCTCCCAGGTGGAGCTCTTCGCCGTGGGGCTGGGTCCGGGCTCCTTCACCGGCCTGCGGGTAGCCCTGGCCGCGTCCAAGGCCCTGGCGCGCGCCCACCAACGCCCGATCGTCGGGGTCTCCAGCCTGGCGGCCGCCGCCCTCCCCCTGGCGCTGAGCTCACCCGGTCAACCGGTCTGCGTGGCCTTCGACGCTCGCCGCCACGAGGTCTACGCCGGGGCCTACGTCGCCCGGGAGGGCCGGCTCCTCACGCTTCTCCCCGAAGACACCCGCGCCCCCGAGCTCCTGGCCGACGAACTCCAAACACTCGACGCGCCCCACCCCATCGCGCTCATCGGCGACGGCATCCGGGCTTACCCGGCCCTCCAGGAGCTTCCAGCCGACCTCGTCCTGCGCCCCCCGGCGCCCCTGGCCCCCCCCTCGGCGGTGGGCGTCGCTCTGCTGGCCCGTCAGCATCTGGCCACCCACGGGCCCCACGACCTCGTCCAGCTCGAACCCAACTACATTCGCCCCTCCGACGCACGCCTCCCAACGACTTGA
- the priA gene encoding replication restart helicase PriA — protein sequence MTSSSPLYAQVALDVPLFTALSYRVPEHLRDHIAPGQLVQVPFRNRSKTGLIVALSTELDDPTLAPKIRDLYDLVDPEPLLSPHDVRFLSFVADYYLSPIGEVVRLAIPSAVRVEGIKHYRRLPEDQRTPAPNAPQTPLSLELAGALASLSDTEPTPVAALRESHAELTYHRLAELELRGLVEVTYQESASLKPKTERYFKLLPRPRGTLTGRLGANQLQILKLLDGMPSLSLPEIREHIASPYSSLKALEERGLIESWEEEVYRDPFADAPVEPAPSFELTLPQQRAVDAVARARQAGRFEGFVLHGVTGSGKTETYVRIIRDTLAAGRRALVLLPEIALTPQFVGVFRSHFGERIAVLHSGLTAAQKFDQWRQIRRDEVDIVIGARSALFAPINDLGVIVVDEEHDPSFKQEEGTRYNARDMALVRGKLARAQVILGSATPILESFYNARQGRLTYLAMPERVAARALPPVDIVDMRRGPHNPTAGPSSLLSTRLLGALDDTLHDQKQAILFLNRRGFSPCVVCEACGHVFHCPHCDVSLTYHRRMEALRCHHCDFSLRMPESCPECLHTGIDRKGVGTEQLEAHLRELYPRARVARLDRDTGAGPRLQQLLTSFRRREIDILVGTQMVTKGHDFPDVTLVGVVLADMSLNFPDFRAAERTFQLLTQVAGRAGRADSPGKVIIQTYTPEHYSLLTAREHDFESFAERELAQRQAMGYPPFGHLIALKFEGANEGATVQATRNYATAARRLLRTERAFGDAVSMLGPAMAPIARIKNRSRWQLLLKAADRALLRRFTIRTLELAGHFDAGQPHHRNVRIIIDVDPLNML from the coding sequence ATGACTTCCTCCTCCCCGCTCTACGCCCAGGTGGCCCTGGATGTGCCCCTCTTCACCGCGCTCTCCTACCGCGTGCCCGAGCACCTGCGCGACCACATCGCGCCGGGCCAGCTCGTCCAGGTCCCCTTCCGCAACCGCTCCAAAACCGGCCTCATCGTCGCCCTGAGCACCGAGCTCGACGACCCGACGCTGGCCCCCAAAATCCGCGACCTCTACGACCTGGTCGACCCCGAGCCCCTGCTCTCCCCCCACGACGTGCGCTTCCTCTCCTTTGTCGCCGACTACTACCTCTCGCCAATCGGCGAAGTCGTCCGCCTGGCAATTCCCTCGGCGGTGCGCGTGGAGGGCATTAAGCACTACCGCCGCCTGCCCGAAGATCAGCGCACCCCGGCCCCCAACGCCCCCCAGACCCCGCTCTCCCTGGAGCTGGCCGGAGCCCTGGCCTCCTTAAGCGACACCGAGCCCACCCCGGTGGCCGCCCTGCGCGAGTCCCACGCCGAACTCACCTACCACCGCCTCGCCGAACTCGAACTCCGCGGCCTGGTCGAGGTCACCTACCAGGAATCGGCCTCCCTCAAGCCCAAAACCGAGCGCTACTTCAAGCTCCTCCCTCGCCCCCGGGGCACCCTCACCGGCCGTCTGGGCGCCAACCAACTCCAGATCCTCAAACTTCTCGACGGCATGCCCTCGCTCTCCCTACCCGAGATCCGCGAGCATATCGCCAGCCCCTACTCCAGCCTCAAGGCCCTGGAGGAGCGCGGCCTGATCGAATCCTGGGAAGAAGAGGTCTACCGCGATCCCTTCGCCGACGCCCCGGTGGAGCCCGCCCCCTCGTTCGAACTCACCCTGCCCCAGCAACGCGCCGTCGACGCCGTGGCCCGCGCCCGCCAGGCCGGCCGCTTCGAGGGCTTCGTCCTCCACGGGGTCACCGGCAGCGGCAAAACCGAAACCTACGTCCGCATCATCCGCGACACCCTGGCCGCCGGCCGCCGCGCCCTGGTGCTCCTCCCCGAAATCGCCCTGACCCCACAGTTCGTCGGCGTCTTCCGCTCCCACTTCGGAGAGCGCATCGCCGTGCTCCACTCCGGCCTGACCGCCGCCCAGAAATTCGATCAATGGCGCCAGATCCGCCGCGATGAGGTCGACATCGTCATCGGCGCCCGCTCCGCGCTCTTTGCCCCCATCAACGACCTGGGCGTCATCGTCGTCGACGAAGAACACGACCCCAGCTTCAAGCAGGAAGAGGGCACCCGCTACAACGCCCGCGACATGGCCCTGGTGCGCGGCAAACTCGCCAGGGCCCAGGTCATCCTGGGCAGCGCCACCCCCATCCTGGAGTCCTTCTACAACGCTCGCCAGGGCCGCCTGACCTACCTGGCAATGCCCGAGCGCGTGGCCGCCCGCGCGCTCCCCCCGGTCGATATCGTCGACATGCGCCGCGGCCCCCACAACCCCACCGCCGGCCCCTCCTCCCTGCTCTCCACTCGCCTGCTCGGCGCCCTGGACGACACCCTCCACGACCAGAAGCAGGCCATCCTCTTTCTCAACCGCCGCGGCTTCTCCCCCTGCGTCGTCTGCGAGGCCTGCGGCCACGTCTTTCACTGCCCCCACTGCGACGTCTCCCTGACCTACCATCGCCGCATGGAGGCCCTGCGCTGCCACCACTGCGACTTCTCGCTGCGCATGCCCGAATCCTGCCCCGAATGCCTGCACACCGGCATCGACCGCAAGGGCGTGGGCACCGAGCAGCTCGAAGCCCACCTGCGCGAACTCTACCCCCGCGCCCGCGTCGCCCGCCTGGACCGCGACACCGGCGCCGGCCCCCGACTCCAACAGCTCCTGACCAGCTTCCGCCGCCGCGAGATCGACATCCTGGTCGGCACCCAGATGGTCACCAAAGGCCACGACTTCCCCGACGTCACCCTGGTCGGCGTGGTCCTGGCCGACATGAGCTTAAACTTCCCCGACTTCCGCGCCGCCGAGCGCACCTTCCAGCTCTTGACCCAGGTCGCCGGACGCGCCGGACGCGCCGACAGCCCCGGAAAGGTCATCATCCAGACCTACACCCCGGAGCACTACAGCCTGCTCACCGCCCGCGAACACGACTTTGAGAGCTTCGCCGAGCGCGAACTCGCCCAGCGCCAGGCCATGGGCTACCCGCCCTTCGGACACCTCATCGCCCTGAAATTCGAAGGCGCCAACGAAGGCGCCACCGTCCAGGCCACCCGCAACTACGCCACCGCCGCCCGCCGTCTCCTGCGCACCGAGCGCGCCTTCGGAGACGCCGTCTCCATGCTCGGCCCGGCCATGGCCCCGATCGCCCGCATCAAAAACCGATCCCGCTGGCAGCTCCTGCTCAAAGCCGCCGACCGCGCCCTACTGCGCCGCTTCACCATCCGCACCCTGGAGCTGGCCGGCCACTTCGACGCCGGACAGCCCCACCACCGAAACGTCCGCATCATCATCGACGTCGACCCCCTCAACATGCTCTGA
- a CDS encoding phosphatidate cytidylyltransferase — MSKKKSDLIPRLITAIVALPLLIALILYAPAWLFFAFIALVGAISIWEFCGITFSSEHPGGRVVAMILGVGLMNVLYFAPAFFVPALAGTTLAVFLYFLFAFKDQSRVTHQIGSAITAILYGGILITFIALLGRDGEQAGPMWILMTLAIVWASDTGAYFSGRALGKHKLYPSVSPNKSVEGALGGVVASVLFAMAFNALFVALAPEAWTDLSFLQILALAIPANLLGQTGDLAESLVKRAHDVKDSGTIIYGHGGILDRIDALFFASPWVYYFMIFTTRGF, encoded by the coding sequence ATGTCCAAGAAAAAATCTGACCTGATACCACGCCTGATCACCGCGATCGTGGCGTTGCCCCTGCTCATCGCGCTGATCCTCTACGCCCCGGCCTGGCTCTTCTTTGCCTTCATCGCCCTGGTGGGCGCGATCTCCATCTGGGAGTTCTGCGGCATCACCTTCAGCTCCGAGCACCCCGGCGGGCGCGTCGTCGCCATGATCCTGGGTGTGGGCCTGATGAACGTGCTCTACTTCGCCCCGGCCTTCTTTGTGCCGGCGCTGGCCGGCACCACGCTGGCGGTGTTCCTCTACTTTCTCTTTGCCTTCAAAGATCAGAGCCGCGTCACCCACCAGATAGGCTCGGCCATCACCGCGATCCTCTACGGCGGCATCCTCATCACCTTCATTGCCCTGCTGGGCCGCGATGGTGAGCAGGCCGGCCCGATGTGGATCCTGATGACCCTGGCCATCGTCTGGGCCTCGGACACCGGCGCCTATTTCAGCGGCCGGGCCCTGGGCAAGCACAAGCTCTACCCCTCGGTCAGCCCCAACAAATCGGTCGAAGGCGCGCTCGGCGGCGTGGTCGCCAGCGTGCTCTTTGCCATGGCCTTCAACGCTCTCTTCGTCGCGCTGGCCCCCGAGGCCTGGACCGACCTCTCGTTCCTCCAGATCCTGGCACTGGCCATCCCGGCGAACCTCCTGGGGCAGACCGGTGACCTGGCCGAATCCCTGGTCAAACGCGCGCACGATGTCAAAGATAGCGGGACCATCATCTACGGACACGGTGGAATCCTCGACCGCATCGACGCGTTGTTTTTTGCCTCTCCCTGGGTCTATTACTTCATGATTTTCACCACCCGGGGCTTCTAA
- the recG gene encoding ATP-dependent DNA helicase RecG, with protein MTDSSPPAIAGRLTLHLAHPHPLGLERLKGIGPKTAARMRERGILDQLHLLLHMPRKYRPTYRFWPGQALLERRASFVEVIGQISHVLPPARHSRAPLEVRLQVDDAEFKLIWFNLAFPGFVKRFRPGDWMRVEGKLDHERDPPQMVHPNFEILRGEETRAPRTEVVPIYSSMEEVRDSLLPPAITQAFELLHADLQEGLPAHLLQEHQLPTLADALRVIHVLRPYDDLERFRQELITARNRLIYQEFFDLQLALTERYIAQRRAAQAPRLTERTLGRELLKKIPFELTGDQKKAIATIADDLSTRVPMRRLLQGDVGSGKTVVALLSAAIAIANGHQVAILAPTEILARQHARNAHALFEALDIPHALLVGSQPAAERRDTLARLAQGDLPLVIGTHALFQNEVRFQSLALVIVDEQHKFGVDQRDSLLAKGQDPHLLAMTATPIPRSLAHAVFGDLDLTLIREKPPGRKPVRTELRDRSRAPKIYDYVKERIQQTGEQAYFVYPLVEASEAAANRRSVTEEAERLANGPLKGLRLGVLHGRMDGAAKDAVMQRFANADIDVLCATTVVEVGVDVPNATLMIIENPEVFGLSQLHQLRGRVGRGSADSMCILIAGFTLTEDAERRLAAFVQTDDGFELAETDLSIRGPGEFLGVKQAGLPEFRFGDVLRDAHWLQAARQDARRLLLGDASR; from the coding sequence ATGACTGACTCATCCCCCCCTGCCATCGCCGGCCGTCTCACCCTGCACCTGGCGCACCCGCACCCCCTGGGGCTGGAGCGCCTCAAAGGCATCGGCCCCAAAACCGCCGCCCGCATGCGCGAGCGGGGCATCCTCGACCAGCTCCACCTCCTGCTGCACATGCCCCGCAAGTACCGGCCCACCTACCGCTTCTGGCCCGGTCAGGCCTTGCTCGAACGCCGCGCCTCCTTTGTGGAGGTCATCGGCCAGATCTCCCACGTCCTCCCGCCCGCGCGCCACAGCCGCGCCCCCCTGGAGGTGCGCCTCCAGGTCGACGACGCCGAATTCAAGCTGATCTGGTTCAACCTGGCCTTCCCCGGCTTCGTCAAACGCTTCCGCCCCGGCGACTGGATGCGCGTCGAAGGCAAGCTCGACCATGAGCGCGACCCGCCCCAGATGGTGCACCCCAACTTCGAGATCCTCCGCGGCGAAGAAACCCGCGCCCCCCGCACCGAAGTCGTCCCCATCTACAGCTCCATGGAAGAGGTCCGCGACTCCCTGCTACCCCCGGCCATCACCCAGGCCTTCGAGCTCCTCCACGCCGACCTCCAGGAAGGACTCCCCGCCCACCTCCTCCAGGAGCACCAACTCCCCACCCTGGCCGATGCCCTGCGCGTGATCCATGTGCTGCGCCCCTACGACGATCTGGAGCGCTTCCGCCAAGAGCTCATCACCGCCCGCAACCGCCTGATCTACCAGGAGTTCTTCGACCTTCAACTCGCGCTCACCGAGCGCTACATCGCCCAGCGCCGTGCCGCCCAGGCCCCCCGCCTCACCGAACGCACGCTGGGCCGAGAACTCCTCAAAAAGATCCCCTTCGAACTCACCGGCGACCAGAAAAAGGCCATCGCCACCATCGCCGACGACCTCTCCACCCGCGTCCCCATGCGACGCCTCCTCCAGGGTGATGTCGGCAGCGGAAAAACCGTCGTCGCCCTGCTCTCCGCCGCCATCGCCATCGCCAACGGCCACCAGGTCGCCATCCTCGCCCCCACCGAGATCCTGGCCCGCCAGCACGCCCGCAACGCCCACGCCCTCTTTGAAGCCCTGGACATCCCCCACGCGCTCCTGGTCGGCTCCCAGCCGGCCGCCGAGCGCCGCGACACCCTGGCCCGCCTGGCCCAGGGAGATCTCCCCCTGGTCATCGGCACCCACGCCCTCTTCCAAAACGAGGTCCGCTTCCAGTCCCTGGCACTCGTCATCGTCGACGAACAACATAAATTCGGCGTCGACCAGCGCGACTCCCTCCTGGCCAAAGGCCAGGACCCGCACCTCCTGGCCATGACCGCCACCCCCATCCCCCGCTCCCTGGCCCACGCGGTCTTCGGCGATCTCGACCTGACCCTCATCCGCGAAAAGCCCCCGGGCCGCAAACCCGTGCGCACCGAACTGCGCGACCGCTCCCGCGCCCCCAAAATCTACGACTACGTCAAAGAGCGCATCCAGCAGACCGGCGAACAGGCCTACTTCGTCTACCCCCTGGTCGAAGCCAGCGAGGCCGCCGCAAACCGTCGCTCCGTCACCGAAGAGGCCGAACGCCTGGCCAACGGCCCCCTCAAAGGCCTGCGCCTGGGCGTGCTCCACGGCCGCATGGACGGCGCCGCCAAAGACGCCGTGATGCAACGCTTTGCCAACGCCGACATCGATGTCCTCTGCGCCACCACCGTGGTCGAGGTCGGCGTCGACGTCCCCAACGCCACCTTGATGATCATCGAAAACCCGGAAGTCTTTGGCCTCAGCCAGCTCCACCAGCTGCGCGGCCGCGTCGGCCGCGGATCGGCCGACTCCATGTGCATCCTCATCGCCGGATTCACCCTGACCGAAGACGCCGAACGCCGCCTGGCCGCCTTTGTCCAGACCGACGACGGCTTCGAACTCGCCGAAACCGACCTCTCCATCCGCGGCCCCGGCGAATTTCTGGGCGTCAAACAGGCCGGCCTCCCCGAATTTCGCTTCGGTGATGTGCTCCGCGACGCGCACTGGCTCCAGGCCGCCCGTCAGGACGCCCGACGCCTGCTCCTGGGAGACGCCTCCCGATGA
- a CDS encoding site-2 protease family protein, whose protein sequence is MSLIYFIILIGVLVFVHELGHYLVARLFDVKVLRFALGFGPAIATYQRGETEFALCALPLGGYVQLFGADLESIEDLPEEEQKRALMAKPIWQRSLVILAGPLANFILPVAIYFVFAMLQTTAPPAVVGQAYPEAPAAQAGIQAGDRIVEIEGHPVRFFHDVAHYTRPAYDQELEVVYERDGERFTTHLTPARFEATDHLGLDRRTYGLIGIHLGTAGSTIALTDHQGPAARAGLAYFDRIIAVDETPVSRFHEVESLVRESQGEPLHIKALRRYPVHVDYGTFYKQRLIELDVTPELVDGEYAIGITPAEMVIAQVKPESPVAEAGLKPGDRILSVDDRAFSSWSLMLSHIHNTINQRIVDRDAAGEDAPPLQTDFKIAFERDGKPLTTTLTTSVTAYSDATEQTRYRIYNGWDSLRNSVTPENIPHPFFSRLGYATSEAFSQTWKFSRMLTLGLVRMAEGRVSTKSIGGPIMIGELAAEAGRAGWEPFLEMMALISINLAILNLLPIPVLDGGQLMLFALEAIKRGPLSFRTRQIAAYIGFTLILMLMILAFKNDIERNWHRAVEFFETR, encoded by the coding sequence ATGAGCCTCATCTACTTCATCATCCTCATCGGCGTCCTGGTCTTCGTCCATGAGCTCGGCCACTACCTGGTCGCTCGCCTCTTCGACGTCAAAGTCCTGCGCTTTGCGCTGGGTTTTGGACCGGCCATCGCCACCTACCAGCGCGGTGAAACCGAGTTCGCCCTCTGCGCGCTCCCCCTGGGGGGGTACGTGCAGTTGTTCGGCGCCGATCTGGAATCCATTGAAGACCTGCCCGAAGAGGAGCAAAAGCGGGCGCTGATGGCCAAACCCATCTGGCAGCGCTCCCTGGTGATTCTGGCCGGCCCCCTGGCCAACTTCATCCTCCCGGTGGCCATCTACTTCGTCTTCGCCATGCTCCAGACCACCGCCCCGCCGGCGGTGGTCGGCCAGGCCTACCCGGAGGCCCCGGCCGCCCAGGCCGGCATCCAGGCCGGCGACCGCATCGTGGAGATCGAGGGCCATCCGGTACGCTTCTTTCACGACGTCGCCCACTACACCCGCCCGGCCTACGATCAGGAGCTGGAGGTCGTCTACGAGCGCGATGGCGAGCGCTTCACCACCCACCTGACCCCGGCCCGCTTTGAGGCTACCGACCACCTGGGGCTGGACCGCCGCACCTACGGGCTCATCGGTATCCACCTGGGCACCGCCGGCTCCACCATCGCTCTGACCGACCACCAGGGCCCGGCCGCCCGCGCCGGCCTGGCCTATTTCGACCGCATCATCGCCGTCGATGAGACCCCGGTCTCCCGCTTCCACGAGGTGGAATCGCTGGTGCGCGAGAGCCAGGGAGAGCCCCTGCATATCAAGGCGCTGCGCCGCTATCCGGTACACGTCGACTACGGCACCTTCTACAAACAGCGCCTCATCGAGCTCGACGTCACCCCCGAGCTCGTCGATGGGGAGTACGCCATCGGCATCACGCCGGCCGAGATGGTCATCGCCCAGGTCAAACCCGAGAGCCCGGTGGCCGAAGCCGGCCTCAAGCCCGGCGACCGCATCCTCTCCGTCGACGACCGCGCCTTCTCCAGCTGGTCCTTGATGCTCAGCCACATTCACAACACCATCAACCAGCGCATCGTCGATCGCGACGCCGCCGGCGAAGACGCCCCCCCGCTCCAGACCGATTTTAAGATCGCCTTTGAGCGCGACGGAAAGCCGTTGACCACCACCCTGACCACCTCGGTCACCGCCTACAGCGACGCCACCGAGCAGACCCGCTACCGCATCTACAACGGCTGGGACTCCCTGCGGAACTCGGTCACCCCGGAGAACATCCCCCACCCCTTCTTCAGCCGCCTGGGCTACGCCACCTCCGAGGCCTTTAGTCAGACCTGGAAGTTCTCCCGCATGCTCACCCTGGGGCTGGTGCGGATGGCCGAGGGGCGCGTCTCCACCAAGAGCATCGGTGGTCCGATCATGATCGGCGAGCTGGCCGCCGAGGCCGGACGCGCCGGCTGGGAGCCTTTTCTGGAGATGATGGCCCTGATCAGTATCAACCTGGCCATCCTCAACCTCCTGCCCATTCCGGTGCTCGACGGCGGGCAGCTGATGCTCTTTGCCCTGGAAGCCATCAAGCGCGGCCCGCTGAGCTTCCGCACCCGTCAGATCGCGGCCTACATCGGCTTTACGCTGATCTTGATGCTGATGATTCTGGCATTTAAGAACGACATTGAGCGCAACTGGCACCGAGCCGTCGAATTCTTCGAAACCCGCTGA